The Brassica napus cultivar Da-Ae chromosome C7, Da-Ae, whole genome shotgun sequence genome has a segment encoding these proteins:
- the LOC106399400 gene encoding 26S proteasome non-ATPase regulatory subunit 2 homolog B-like yields MAPGPDPNSVGDGAKRDEATTKVPSKDPKKKDDKKKEDLSEEDLQLKQNLELYVERVQDPNPELQKVSLESMRQEIRASTSSMTSVPKPLKFLRPHYGTLKEFHKNMVESDLKKLLADILCLSWH; encoded by the exons ATGGCTCCAGGTCCAGATCCGAACAGCGTTGGTGATGGTGCGAAGCGGGATGAAGCTACGACAAAGGTTCCTTCTAAGGATCCCAAGAAGAAGGATGATAAGAAAAAGGAAGATCTG TCTGAAGAGGACTTGCAACTGAAGCAGAACCTGGAGCTCTATGTTGAGAGGGTTCAAGACCCTAATCCTGAACTGCAGAAGGTTTCTCTCGAAAGCATGAG GCAGGAGATCCGTGCCTCAACAAGCTCCATGACGTCGGTTCCAAAACCCCTCAAGTTTCTCCGTCCTCACTATGGAACTCTTAAGGAGTTTCATAAAAATATGGTGGAGTCCGATCTCAAG AAATTGCTGGCTGATATACTATGTCTGTCTTGGCACTGA